The Mytilus galloprovincialis chromosome 4, xbMytGall1.hap1.1, whole genome shotgun sequence genome contains a region encoding:
- the LOC143070559 gene encoding retinol-binding protein 4-like — protein sequence MDILSILLIDITLYVSFVLGRNCRTNSFHQHTQENFDPVKFQGRWYAMSTNNYWIRSYFVPQNVQLEFNALQDGRISVQASGSFFGSFCDYVAGSGKIVNKEKPAVFDVSFETNYSLAKKVNTYWVLSTDYESYAVVFTCWNTLEDGTCDPEESYIWTFTRSLSGHSLSDLAAINDAVPFVCMSPRDFKTFQQDGGCDFNPFNFPNTYGMVFIMSTVFIGFIIFLVFFIYCLTKVSNGGEGPQRKGNVIIFN from the exons ATGGACATTTTATCCATACTTTTAATTGATATTACGCTTTACGTTTCTTTTGTTTTAGGTAGGAACTGTCGAACAAATTCATTTCATCAACACACACAAGAAAACTTTGACCCTGTCAAATTTCAAGGACGTTGGTATGCGATGTCGACCAATAATTACTGGATTAGATCATATTTCGTTCCGCAGAATGTACAGTTAGAATTCAATGCTTTACAAGATGGCAGAATAAGTGTTCAAGCGT cTGGCAGTTTCTTTGGATCGTTCTGTGACTATGTAGCAGGATCGGGGAAAattgtaaacaaagaaaaaccAGCAGTGTTCGATGTCTCGTTTGAAACTAATTATTCATTAGCCAAAAAAGTAAACACATATTGGGTTTTATCTACGGATTATGAAAGCTATGCTGTTGTTTTTACATGCTGGAATACTCTTGAAGATGGGACATGTGATCCAGAGGAATCTTATATTTGGACTTTTACCAGAAGTTTGTCAGGGCACAGTTTGTCCGATCTTGCAGCTATAAATGATGCTGTACCATTTGTGTGTATGTCTCCAAGagattttaaaacttttcaaCAAGATGGAGGATGTGAttttaatccttttaattttCCGAACACATATGGAATGGTGTTTATAATGTCAACTGTCTTTATAGGATTTATTATCTTTTTAGTGTTTTTTATTTACTGTTTGACAAAAGTAAGCAATGGTGGTGAAGGACCACAAAGAAAAGGAAATGTTATAATATTCAATTAA